One Marinimicrobium koreense DNA segment encodes these proteins:
- the ribF gene encoding bifunctional riboflavin kinase/FAD synthetase, whose translation MKPAPKEFIRGLHNLRPRHRGCVATIGTFDGVHLGHRAILRQLTDAAEQHQQPAVAIIFEPQPHEYFARERAPARLMRLREKIQALFSAGVQRILCLRFNEELRSLTAQQFIDRILVQGLGIHHLVVGDDFRFGCDRAGDFELLTAVGREQGFTVSDTCTLEHAGARISSTRIRQALEAGEFGLAEQLLGHPYRIGGRVGYGKQLGRQLGVPTANVQLRRYRSPLHGVFAITAHRADGSAHPGVANVGVRPTVSGSTRPILEVHLLDFTGNLYGERIDVEFHRKLREEQKFESIDKLQEQLQKDIAEAKQFFKEGS comes from the coding sequence GTGAAACCGGCCCCCAAAGAGTTCATCCGCGGGCTGCACAACCTGCGCCCCCGACACCGGGGCTGCGTGGCGACCATCGGTACCTTCGATGGCGTGCACCTCGGCCACCGGGCCATCCTGCGCCAGCTGACCGACGCCGCCGAACAGCACCAGCAGCCCGCCGTGGCCATCATATTCGAGCCCCAACCGCACGAATACTTCGCCCGCGAACGGGCCCCGGCCCGGCTGATGCGACTGCGGGAAAAAATCCAGGCCCTGTTCAGCGCCGGCGTCCAGCGGATACTGTGCCTGCGCTTCAACGAAGAACTGCGCAGCCTAACCGCCCAGCAGTTCATCGACCGCATACTGGTGCAAGGCCTCGGCATCCACCATCTGGTCGTGGGCGACGACTTCCGCTTCGGCTGCGACCGCGCCGGCGACTTCGAACTGCTCACCGCCGTGGGCCGGGAGCAAGGCTTCACCGTCAGCGACACCTGCACCCTGGAACACGCCGGGGCACGAATCAGCAGCACCCGCATCCGCCAGGCCCTGGAAGCGGGCGAATTCGGCCTCGCCGAACAACTGCTCGGCCACCCCTACCGCATCGGCGGACGGGTAGGCTATGGCAAACAACTGGGCCGACAACTGGGCGTACCCACCGCCAACGTGCAACTGCGACGCTACCGCTCGCCCTTGCACGGCGTCTTCGCCATCACCGCCCACCGGGCCGATGGCAGCGCCCACCCGGGCGTCGCCAACGTCGGTGTGCGCCCCACCGTCAGCGGCTCCACCCGGCCGATCCTCGAAGTCCACCTGCTGGACTTCACCGGGAACCTCTACGGGGAGCGCATCGACGTGGAGTTTCACCGCAAACTGCGGGAAGAACAGAAGTTTGAATCGATCGACAAACTTCAAGAGCAGCTACAGAAAGATATTGCAGAAGCGAAGCAGTTTTTTAAAGAAGGTAGTTAA
- a CDS encoding DUF342 domain-containing protein gives MDEPRGLLQGRLEPSTEEQPWDLDRLRVRLAEAGYGEWFAPEATLESAVQQANNGRCGDLVLAERRDARTEWRIAEDRQAAFLTLHPAWGGHKLNREALLKELLAQGVVKTCIHLRALTHAAEAGHAESLCVARARLPQPGEDARFVSLVARDDQLALQEDDQGRVDLHHLHEFVVVDPGIPLLRRIPATQGEPGEDVMGQPLMPTPGRARSFDSQNDGVAPDPDDANVLRAAIRGHPVFSSSGVRVDPTLRLKAVDVSTGSIDFEGSVEVAGDVASGFVLNATGDILIRGMVEKADIRAGGNLKVLGGVVGEEVGRRHDGDLRLRTHLTSGGTLSAKFINLAYVNVRYDLLVREYALQCRLVAGRDISLGQPTGKGSLIGGSASAGRALVANTLGSEAGVATEVSVGRPNRRRRLVGQLKEALTLCEHNWQRVCDTLDCIQRGEMATPPTDKLKRLYATRDSLRARRQRIRGLIDRLVGARQSARPSRVEVKKRQHANLSLNIDGVRRYFNTEHGPSCWHRQGAELVRGS, from the coding sequence ATGGATGAACCCCGTGGCCTGCTGCAGGGGCGGCTGGAGCCGTCGACCGAGGAGCAGCCCTGGGATCTCGATCGCCTCAGAGTGCGTTTGGCAGAGGCGGGGTATGGTGAATGGTTCGCTCCGGAAGCCACCCTGGAGTCGGCGGTGCAGCAGGCCAACAACGGCCGTTGCGGGGATCTGGTTCTGGCCGAGCGCCGCGATGCCCGGACGGAATGGCGCATTGCCGAGGACCGCCAGGCGGCCTTTCTGACCCTTCACCCGGCGTGGGGCGGGCACAAGCTGAACCGGGAGGCCCTGCTCAAGGAGCTTTTGGCGCAGGGTGTCGTCAAGACCTGTATCCACCTGCGAGCCCTGACCCATGCCGCCGAGGCGGGGCACGCCGAATCCCTGTGTGTGGCCCGGGCCCGCCTGCCCCAGCCGGGTGAGGACGCCCGTTTTGTGTCTTTGGTGGCGCGGGACGATCAACTGGCATTGCAGGAGGATGATCAGGGGCGCGTTGATCTGCATCATCTGCACGAGTTCGTGGTGGTGGATCCGGGCATCCCCCTGCTGCGCCGTATTCCCGCGACCCAGGGCGAGCCGGGCGAGGATGTTATGGGGCAACCCCTGATGCCGACGCCGGGTCGTGCTCGGAGCTTCGATTCCCAGAATGATGGGGTTGCCCCGGACCCGGACGATGCCAACGTGCTACGGGCCGCCATCAGGGGGCACCCCGTGTTTTCATCCAGCGGCGTACGGGTGGACCCCACCTTGCGCCTCAAAGCGGTGGATGTTTCCACGGGCAGTATCGACTTTGAGGGCTCGGTGGAGGTGGCGGGGGATGTCGCCAGCGGTTTTGTTCTCAACGCCACGGGAGACATTCTGATCCGCGGGATGGTTGAGAAAGCCGATATTCGCGCCGGTGGTAATCTTAAGGTGCTTGGCGGAGTTGTGGGGGAGGAAGTGGGGCGACGCCACGATGGCGACCTGCGGTTGCGAACACACCTCACCTCTGGCGGAACACTGAGCGCGAAATTTATCAATTTGGCGTATGTTAACGTCCGCTATGATCTGCTGGTGCGCGAGTATGCCCTGCAGTGCCGGCTGGTGGCGGGACGGGACATCAGTCTCGGGCAACCGACGGGTAAGGGCAGCCTCATCGGGGGTAGCGCCAGCGCCGGCCGGGCGCTGGTGGCCAATACCCTGGGCAGCGAGGCCGGAGTCGCCACCGAAGTGTCCGTGGGGCGCCCCAACCGCCGGCGTCGTCTGGTGGGGCAGCTCAAAGAAGCCTTGACGCTGTGCGAGCACAACTGGCAGCGGGTGTGCGACACCCTGGATTGTATCCAGCGGGGGGAGATGGCCACGCCGCCCACCGATAAACTGAAACGACTTTATGCGACCCGGGACTCACTGCGGGCGCGCCGCCAGAGAATCCGTGGATTGATCGACCGCCTGGTGGGGGCTCGGCAAAGTGCCAGGCCCAGTCGGGTAGAGGTCAAAAAGCGTCAGCATGCCAACCTCAGCCTCAACATTGACGGCGTTCGCCGCTACTTCAATACCGAACATGGTCCCTCGTGCTGGCACAGGCAAGGCGCCGAACTGGTGCGCGGCTCCTGA